From the Terriglobales bacterium genome, the window GTACACGCCGAGCGCCTGCGTGACCTGGCTGATCGGCACTCCGATGGCTTTTGCCTTCGCACGATCGATTTGCACAAGTTTTTGCGGATCGTTCGCAGTAAAGCTGGTAAACAGTCCAGTGAGATCCTGGCGCTGCCGGCTGCCGGCGACTATCTGGTGAGCTACGTTATCGATGTCCTGCAACGTGTTCCGGCCCAGATCCTGTAATTCAAATTGAAATCCGCCAAAACTCCCGATGCCGTTGATAGCTGGTGGTTCAAAGGCGACGACGATCGCCCCAGGGATGCTGAAGAGCTTCGGCGAAACGCGGGCAACAATGTCACTCACAGCATGGCCTTTCGCTCGACGCTCTTCGATAGGCTTTAGCGGAGCAAAGACAAGGCCGTAGTTGGACGAACTACCGCCGGACAGAGAGAATCCAGGAACAGCGAAGGTGCCGAAGATGTCGGGATCGGCTCGCAGAATCTGCTCAGCTCGCTTGGCGATGTCAGTCGTGTAACCGAGCGATGCTCCCTGCGGAGTCTGAACCACAACAATGAAGTAATTCTGGTCTTCCTGCGGTACGAATCCTGTAGGAACGTGGACATACATGTACGCAGTCAACGCCAGCGCCGCGAAGAAGAGAACGATCATCGCATAGCGGAAATTCAGTACCTTCGCAATCACTCTTCCGTAGGCGACTCCCAGACCGTGAATCGCTCGGTCAACTGCGTGTGCGAACCTTGCGTATCCGCGCGAAAGCCAGCCGATCCCGGTCCAGTCGAAGACCGAATATTTCTGCTCTTCACTGCGCAACAGAATCGCCGCCAAGGCGGGTGACAATGTGAGTGCGTTGAAGAGAGAAATCGCAATAGAGAATGCAATCGTCAGGGAGAATTGCCGGTAAAGAATTCCTGTAGTGCCCGGAAAGAATGACACCGGCACGAATACTGAAATCAGTACAAGCGAGGTGGCCACCACGGCGCTCGAAACTTCAGCCATAGCAACTGACGTTGCGGTGTGCGGGTCACTCCCGCCTTGATTGATATGGCGCTGAGCATTTTCGATGACAACGATGGCGTCATCTACAACCAAGCCCGTCGCCAGGGTGATTCCGAACAGTGTCAGCGAGTTGATCGAAAATCCGAAAATCTTGATGAAGGCAAAGGTACCGATCAGGGAGACTGGAATCGTAACCGCAGGAATAATCGTGGCGCGCCAGTCCAGCAGGAAGAAAAAGATCACAATGATCACGATGACGATCGCTTCTTCCAGCGTCGTGATGACTTCCTTGACCGAATCGCCCACCACCGTGGTGGTGTCGAAGGCGATCACATACTTCATGCCCGGCGGGAACGACTTTGACAATTCTGCCAGAACAGCGCGGGCAGCCTTGTCTACTTCGAGAGCGTTGGCGTTTGAGAGTTGTTGTACGCCTACGCCGATCGCATCATGGCCGCTGTAGAGCAGATTAGTGTCGTAGCTCTCGGCGCCGATCTCGGCTCGACCTACGTCCTTTAGTTGAACGATTCCGTTCCGCGTGTTCTTGAGAATGATGCTCTCGAACTCCCTGGGATCGGATAGTCGCCCTACCACGCGCAGCGTTACCTGGAAGTTCTGTTTCGGGTCTGCGGGGGGACGCCCCAACTGGCCGGCAGGGATTTCGACGTTCTGTTCTTGCAGCGCAGCTACCACATCGGCGGCAGTCAGTTCGCGCGCAGCCAATTTCGTGGGATCGAGCCAAATGCGCATCGCATACTTACGCTCGCCGAAGAGGATCACATCTCCCACGCCGGGAATGCGCTTGAGCGCATCTCGCACGTATACGTCGAGATAATTGGAAATGTACTGGTTCGTGAGGCTGCCATCGGGAGAAAAGAAACCCGCCGCAAAGACAAAGTTGGGATTTGCCTTCGTGATGGTTATGCCCGTGTTCTTGATTTCCTGCGGCAGTCTTCCTTGTGCCGTCGCGACACGATTCTGCACGTCAACCGCTGCGATGTTCAGGTCGTATCCCGTACGGAAGGTGACGTTGATGCTGCTGGTGCCGTCGTTCGAACTGGTCGAGGTGATGTAATGCATGCCCTCGACACCGTTGATTTGTTGCTCAAGCGGCGTGGTTACCGCAGATTCCACAACCTGAGCGTTCGCGCCCACGTAGTTGCTGGTCACCGTGACCTGTGGAGGCGCGAGGTCAGGATAGAGCGAGATCGGCAAAGTGGGAATGCAAACCGCGCCGGCAAGGATGATGAGCAGCGCGCATACTGTCGCGAAAATAGGCCGTCTTATAAAGAAATCTACCAAGCCGCTATTTCCTCCCTAACTGTCCCACTTCTGGACTGGAATGCGTTCCCAAATCAGAACGGTTAGCTAATCGGTTGAACGGGCGTTCCGTCGATAAGGAGCTGGATACCTGAGACGATCACTTTGTCCCCGCGCTGCAGACCGCTGGTTACGGCGTAATCGTTTCCTACCGTGTCGCCCAGAGTAACCGCGCGCTGCTTCGCAACGGTGCCTTGGTCTGTCTGAGCCGCTACGTAAACGAATGACTGTCCCCCAATGCGAGTCACGGCCAGGACCGGAACTGTTGGGGTTGGAGAGGTGCTCCACACCACTCGAGCTTTTACTAATTGTGCAGTGCGAAACTTGTCAAACGACGCGTGAATGGGGGCCTTTACGAGGATTCCTTGCAGAGAGTTGTCAACCTGCTGTGAGATGA encodes:
- a CDS encoding multidrug efflux RND transporter permease subunit; the protein is MVDFFIRRPIFATVCALLIILAGAVCIPTLPISLYPDLAPPQVTVTSNYVGANAQVVESAVTTPLEQQINGVEGMHYITSTSSNDGTSSINVTFRTGYDLNIAAVDVQNRVATAQGRLPQEIKNTGITITKANPNFVFAAGFFSPDGSLTNQYISNYLDVYVRDALKRIPGVGDVILFGERKYAMRIWLDPTKLAARELTAADVVAALQEQNVEIPAGQLGRPPADPKQNFQVTLRVVGRLSDPREFESIILKNTRNGIVQLKDVGRAEIGAESYDTNLLYSGHDAIGVGVQQLSNANALEVDKAARAVLAELSKSFPPGMKYVIAFDTTTVVGDSVKEVITTLEEAIVIVIIVIFFFLLDWRATIIPAVTIPVSLIGTFAFIKIFGFSINSLTLFGITLATGLVVDDAIVVIENAQRHINQGGSDPHTATSVAMAEVSSAVVATSLVLISVFVPVSFFPGTTGILYRQFSLTIAFSIAISLFNALTLSPALAAILLRSEEQKYSVFDWTGIGWLSRGYARFAHAVDRAIHGLGVAYGRVIAKVLNFRYAMIVLFFAALALTAYMYVHVPTGFVPQEDQNYFIVVVQTPQGASLGYTTDIAKRAEQILRADPDIFGTFAVPGFSLSGGSSSNYGLVFAPLKPIEERRAKGHAVSDIVARVSPKLFSIPGAIVVAFEPPAINGIGSFGGFQFELQDLGRNTLQDIDNVAHQIVAGSRQRQDLTGLFTSFTANDPQKLVQIDRAKAKAIGVPISQVTQALGVYMGSQYVNDFDFNNRSYRVYVQADQPFRMSARDLRQYYVRSETNGLVPLGNIVDLKETAGPQVINHYNLFRAAEIDGAAAPGFSSSQGLEAMEELAKQKMLQGMTFQWTGLALEEVEAGGKAVLIFALGILVVYLTLSAQYESFALPFIILLAVPTAVLGALLFVSMRGLVNDVYVQIGLVMLIGLSAKNSILIVEFAEQLLEQGRSIIDAAIEAAELRLRPILMTSFAFILGVLPLYFATGAGRLGRHSVGTAIVGGMLFSTVLNLFFIPVLYVIVKTLLTSTSSKKTDELEKLITAPQNQSI